In Bacteroidia bacterium, a genomic segment contains:
- a CDS encoding leucine-rich repeat domain-containing protein — MTRILHLLLVVSLGLGVAPTLHAQVSSPDTTTIAEYKQQVRQLISFLQFTFNAIGDSSASAREKEIIISQSYLKIFRDPEVQIEDDLAEYRSTVTNKDIQAYLKDIDFFFKYVSFEFLITEVSHEINDAGELYFQVNMDRVLRGVTFDGDSVYHVQPRIVEINLDPESRVLKIASIYTTRLSEEEDLANWWNQLSFDWRAVFAKDVSVTDSLSMAEILTMSDTAQIGDTLIGPSGLPVIIQSDLLFADLRRIMRLEKIDLSYNPSITDLEPLNKLTRLKEVNISGTTIHDLTPLRNLTRLEVLKCENTLVMDFSPMRYAVSLREILAGNTRLMDLGPMAYFSQLTRLDIQLTQVENLQPLANLTNLRALYFQKTNVSTLQPLAKLQALEIVDCSETRISDLEPLRGKSNLHTLFLENTTVYDLSPLSDATSLRLIFADYTRLSSLEPLNKLTGLRKIYCDQTAVSRESANRFMRNHPGSLVIYASATLHEWWDKLPNDWKNVFAASVDLNEVPDREQLHQVAGISRIDINSHPTIKNLEPLSMLTNLVELHCAYVPIESLDPIADLVQLKILDCSYTLIHDIAPLRYLNQLTDLNCAHTAIDSLNDLKELTNLELLDVEKTHVQDLMPLDDLVKLREIYCDSTKVLIGEVRRFLSHRGDCLVIFESEKLESWWENLSDEWQRVIRNHIRLDQTPDREQLHQIISLEGLSIVDNQQITDLVPLSEFLRLSQLKLTNTAVTSLDPIANLTSLKVIDCSLNPIQSLSPLSELKNLTYLDVENTPITTLAPLALLIKLEELVCAGTQIKDLKALSSLYNLKRLDCSNTDIRKLNELEALAGLTVVKCFNTRLNERKVADFKETNQNCEVIFY, encoded by the coding sequence ATGACAAGGATTCTGCACTTGCTTTTGGTTGTCTCTCTGGGGTTGGGTGTCGCACCCACACTTCATGCTCAAGTTTCCTCACCTGATACAACTACTATAGCTGAATATAAGCAACAGGTTAGGCAACTGATTTCCTTTCTTCAATTCACTTTTAATGCTATTGGAGACTCCTCGGCCTCTGCCCGTGAAAAAGAGATTATTATTAGTCAAAGTTATCTGAAGATCTTTCGCGATCCTGAAGTCCAGATCGAAGATGACCTTGCCGAATACCGGTCGACGGTTACCAATAAAGATATTCAGGCTTATTTAAAGGATATTGATTTTTTCTTTAAATACGTCTCCTTTGAATTTCTCATCACCGAAGTAAGCCACGAGATTAATGATGCAGGTGAACTGTATTTTCAGGTTAATATGGACCGTGTACTCAGAGGGGTGACTTTTGATGGTGATAGTGTCTATCATGTTCAGCCTCGTATCGTGGAAATAAACCTCGACCCGGAGTCGAGGGTGTTGAAGATTGCCAGCATTTATACAACCCGGCTGTCAGAAGAAGAAGACCTTGCCAATTGGTGGAACCAACTGTCCTTTGACTGGCGGGCAGTTTTTGCTAAAGATGTATCAGTGACAGACTCATTGTCTATGGCAGAGATTCTGACTATGAGTGATACGGCTCAAATTGGGGATACGCTGATCGGACCTTCAGGCTTGCCTGTCATTATCCAGTCTGATCTGTTGTTTGCAGACTTGCGAAGAATTATGCGTCTGGAAAAGATAGACTTATCTTATAATCCTTCTATCACTGACCTGGAACCGCTCAATAAGCTGACCCGGTTAAAAGAAGTGAATATTTCCGGTACTACCATCCATGATCTTACGCCTTTGCGCAATCTCACCAGGCTTGAGGTGCTGAAATGTGAGAATACTCTGGTAATGGATTTCTCCCCAATGAGATATGCGGTAAGCCTTCGGGAAATTCTGGCTGGTAATACCCGTCTCATGGATCTTGGTCCAATGGCATACTTCTCTCAGCTTACCCGCCTGGATATTCAACTTACTCAGGTGGAAAATCTTCAGCCCCTGGCAAATCTGACCAATCTGAGAGCGTTATACTTTCAGAAAACTAATGTTTCAACTCTTCAGCCACTGGCAAAACTACAGGCATTGGAGATCGTGGATTGTTCGGAAACAAGGATTTCAGACCTAGAGCCTTTAAGAGGGAAAAGTAATCTGCATACGCTTTTCCTTGAAAATACTACCGTATATGATCTCTCCCCGCTTTCTGATGCAACCTCATTGCGGTTAATATTTGCTGATTATACTCGTCTGTCTTCACTCGAACCATTAAATAAGCTTACCGGATTGCGCAAAATTTATTGCGACCAAACGGCTGTTTCCAGAGAATCGGCCAACCGCTTTATGCGCAACCACCCGGGGAGCCTGGTAATTTACGCTTCTGCAACCCTTCACGAATGGTGGGATAAGCTTCCCAATGACTGGAAAAATGTTTTTGCAGCGAGTGTTGATTTGAATGAAGTCCCGGATCGCGAACAATTGCATCAGGTCGCAGGTATCAGTCGGATTGATATTAACTCACATCCTACGATAAAAAACCTTGAGCCGCTCAGCATGCTTACCAACCTGGTAGAGCTACACTGTGCCTATGTACCCATAGAAAGTCTTGATCCGATCGCCGATCTCGTTCAGTTAAAAATTCTTGACTGTAGCTATACGCTTATACATGATATAGCCCCTCTGCGGTATCTCAACCAACTTACCGACCTGAACTGCGCGCATACGGCCATCGACTCCCTCAATGATCTGAAAGAACTGACAAACCTCGAATTGCTGGATGTGGAAAAGACCCATGTGCAGGACTTAATGCCATTGGATGATCTTGTAAAACTTCGGGAAATATACTGCGACTCGACTAAGGTGCTGATAGGAGAAGTGCGGCGCTTCCTAAGCCACAGAGGAGACTGCCTGGTAATATTTGAATCTGAAAAACTCGAATCGTGGTGGGAAAACCTTTCAGATGAGTGGCAACGCGTGATCCGAAATCATATCAGACTCGACCAAACTCCTGACCGGGAACAACTCCACCAGATTATTTCATTGGAAGGGCTCTCGATTGTCGATAATCAACAGATCACAGATCTTGTACCATTATCAGAGTTTTTGCGTCTCAGCCAGTTGAAACTCACCAATACGGCTGTTACCAGTCTGGACCCCATCGCAAATTTGACTTCTCTCAAAGTCATAGACTGTTCGCTCAATCCGATTCAAAGCTTGTCTCCTTTGTCAGAACTGAAAAACCTCACCTATCTGGATGTAGAAAATACCCCCATCACTACCCTGGCACCACTGGCTTTGCTGATAAAACTGGAAGAACTTGTTTGTGCGGGTACCCAAATCAAGGATTTAAAGGCATTGTCATCCTTATATAACCTGAAAAGATTGGACTGCTCCAATACCGATATCCGTAAACTCAATGAGCTGGAAGCCCTGGCTGGATTGACCGTAGTCAAATGTTTTAATACACGACTCAATGAACGGAAGGTGGCGGATTTTAAGGAAACCAACCAGAATTGTGAGGTGATATTCTATTAA
- a CDS encoding MFS transporter — translation MEKPRLTFWQIWNMSFGFMGIQIGFGLQNANASRILQSFGADVEHLSWFWLVAPITGMIVQPIIGHYSDRTWNRMGRRKPYFLTGAVLASLALVFLPNSGALTAVIPALYVGAGMLMMMDASINVAMEPFRALVADMLPSDQRTLGFSVQTCLIGLGAVIGSWLPNILGDWMGLGQSRDDFGNYGYLFLAFYVGAAFFITSILWTIFTTKEYPPEEYKKYHPVEEEPAVVRSGFGEIVNDFIHMPKTMRQLGLVQFFSWFALFSMWVFMTSAIATHVYGLDANDTQSPQFQEAGQNVGFLFGIYNLVSTVIALLLPAIALKLGRKRTHAVGLTAGGLGLISLFFIKDPDLMIFSMVGIGIAWASILAMPYAILAGSIPGGKMGIYMGIFNFFITGPQILNGIIGGPMVKYVYNSHPIYAIVTAGVFLLMGAVAVLFVDDVDEKPV, via the coding sequence ATGGAAAAACCACGTCTTACTTTCTGGCAGATCTGGAATATGAGCTTTGGCTTCATGGGCATTCAGATCGGTTTTGGACTTCAGAACGCCAACGCCAGCCGTATCCTTCAATCCTTTGGTGCTGATGTTGAGCATCTCTCCTGGTTTTGGCTTGTTGCGCCCATAACCGGGATGATTGTTCAACCCATTATCGGGCATTATAGTGACCGTACATGGAACCGTATGGGAAGGCGAAAACCCTATTTCCTGACCGGCGCTGTACTGGCTTCGCTCGCCCTTGTTTTCCTTCCAAACAGCGGTGCATTGACTGCGGTCATCCCTGCGTTATATGTGGGTGCGGGTATGCTGATGATGATGGACGCCTCTATTAATGTCGCAATGGAGCCTTTTCGTGCACTCGTTGCAGATATGCTCCCTTCTGACCAGCGCACATTGGGTTTTTCTGTTCAGACCTGCCTGATTGGGCTTGGTGCGGTGATCGGTTCCTGGCTTCCCAATATCCTGGGGGACTGGATGGGACTTGGCCAATCGCGGGATGATTTTGGCAATTATGGCTACCTGTTTCTGGCCTTTTATGTAGGTGCAGCTTTTTTTATTACCTCTATTCTCTGGACCATTTTTACTACCAAAGAATATCCCCCCGAAGAATATAAAAAATACCACCCCGTAGAAGAAGAGCCTGCCGTCGTCCGTTCCGGTTTTGGCGAAATAGTCAATGACTTTATTCATATGCCCAAAACGATGCGGCAACTGGGGCTGGTTCAGTTTTTTTCCTGGTTTGCGCTGTTTTCCATGTGGGTTTTTATGACGTCAGCTATTGCAACCCATGTGTATGGGCTTGATGCAAACGATACTCAGTCTCCCCAGTTTCAGGAAGCCGGGCAAAATGTAGGTTTTCTCTTTGGGATCTATAACCTGGTTTCTACCGTTATTGCCCTGCTACTCCCTGCCATCGCACTTAAACTGGGGCGAAAACGCACACACGCGGTCGGGCTCACCGCCGGTGGCCTTGGGCTGATTTCTCTGTTTTTTATTAAAGACCCTGACCTGATGATTTTTAGTATGGTAGGTATCGGGATTGCCTGGGCAAGTATCCTGGCAATGCCTTATGCGATTCTTGCAGGATCTATTCCGGGAGGAAAAATGGGTATATATATGGGAATATTTAATTTCTTTATTACCGGCCCTCAGATTCTGAATGGAATCATCGGGGGACCCATGGTGAAGTATGTCTATAATTCCCACCCTATTTACGCGATCGTTACAGCCGGGGTCTTTCTGCTGATGGGTGCTGTCGCCGTTTTGTTTGTAGATGATGTGGATGAAAAACCGGTTTGA
- a CDS encoding SusC/RagA family TonB-linked outer membrane protein → MTKLIHVIQLVFALVLLPGFVLGQKTLTGKVTDSATGEPLAGASVLVVGTTTGAFTGQDGSFRLTVPDGAQKLRITYLGYIPQELSADADDILIISMVSEAITTDEVVIIGYGSVKKDDATGSVQAIKSEYFNKGNITSPQELLAGKVAGVQITTGGDPGGGSTIRIRGGSSLSATNDPLIVIDGVPVANDGISGSRNPLNIVNPNDIETFTVLKDASATAIYGSRASNGVILITTKKGKLGKKVSVNYNGSISLSNRINEIDVLTADEYRDLINTRYPDGHPARALLGTASTDWQSEIFQTATFHDHNVSVSGGVGSVPYRVSLGYTDKQGILKTDHFGRTTAALNVNPKFLNNTLQVNIGLKSMFSRDQFANQGAIGSAVSFDPTKPVRDDNSAYGGFYTWTQANGNPNTLAPANPVALLEMRDDRSNVTRYIANATIDYRFWFLPDLRANLNLGYDHSRGEGTVDVPANAAFAFVDGGRKQEYWQEKNNELLEFYLNYTKKFGSSNLDVMGGYSWQHFYRDNYNFSTSADGSKVLQPANTFPKEYYLVSLFSRVNYTLMDKFLFTFTLRRDGTSRFSEDNRWGMFPAAAFAWKIMDNGEAKFSRLKLRLGYGITGQQDIGDDYYPYLARYQNSLNNAQYQFGNTFINTLRPNGYDANIKWEETTTYNFALDYGFLKNRIYGSIEYYRRTTTDLLNFIPVPAGTNLTNFITTNVGDLENNGVEFSINAVPVQKDDFTWELGFNVTANKNKITRLTASEDPNYPGVLVGGISGGVGNTIQIHSVGYPANSYYVWEQVYDEAGVPIEGLYVDRNGDGQITLDDRYRFQKPAPDAFFGFTSLLNYKNVYFSFAGRASVGNYVYNNVLSDQAFYNRLYNSTGIINNAHSDITAIDFTVPQYFSDHFIQDASFLRLDNITLGYSFLNLFGGKGYAKLSATVQNPVLFTQYQGIDPEVFNGIDSNIYPRSRTFMLGLNAGF, encoded by the coding sequence ATGACTAAACTAATCCACGTAATTCAACTGGTATTTGCCTTAGTCCTGCTTCCGGGTTTTGTGTTGGGGCAAAAAACCCTGACAGGAAAAGTTACGGATTCGGCGACAGGTGAACCATTGGCTGGTGCGAGTGTTTTGGTAGTAGGAACTACTACCGGAGCCTTTACTGGTCAGGACGGAAGTTTCCGTCTGACGGTCCCTGATGGAGCACAAAAACTCCGCATCACTTATCTGGGATATATCCCACAGGAGCTTTCCGCAGATGCCGACGATATTCTTATCATCAGCATGGTCTCTGAAGCCATCACCACCGACGAGGTTGTGATTATTGGTTATGGTTCGGTAAAAAAGGACGATGCCACCGGATCTGTTCAGGCGATCAAATCTGAGTACTTCAACAAAGGTAACATTACCTCTCCCCAGGAACTGCTTGCAGGTAAAGTTGCCGGTGTGCAGATCACAACCGGTGGTGACCCGGGAGGAGGCTCTACAATCCGTATCCGCGGTGGATCTTCACTCAGTGCTACCAACGACCCGCTCATCGTTATTGACGGGGTACCGGTTGCCAATGACGGTATTTCTGGTTCCAGAAACCCGCTGAATATTGTCAACCCCAACGATATTGAAACTTTCACTGTACTGAAAGACGCTTCGGCAACCGCCATCTATGGTTCGCGGGCTTCGAATGGTGTCATTCTGATCACTACCAAAAAAGGTAAGCTTGGCAAAAAGGTAAGTGTGAACTACAACGGAAGCATCTCCCTCAGCAACCGCATCAATGAAATTGATGTACTGACCGCAGATGAATACAGAGACCTGATCAATACCCGTTATCCTGACGGACACCCGGCTCGTGCACTTCTGGGTACAGCAAGCACCGACTGGCAGTCAGAAATTTTCCAGACAGCGACCTTTCACGATCACAATGTGAGCGTTTCCGGAGGAGTTGGTTCTGTACCATACCGTGTTTCTCTGGGATATACAGACAAACAAGGCATTCTGAAAACAGACCATTTTGGACGTACTACTGCTGCGCTCAACGTAAACCCCAAATTCCTCAATAACACACTCCAGGTGAACATTGGGCTGAAGAGCATGTTCTCCAGAGATCAGTTTGCCAATCAGGGAGCGATAGGTTCGGCAGTAAGTTTTGATCCGACCAAACCGGTCAGAGATGACAACAGTGCGTATGGAGGTTTTTATACCTGGACACAGGCCAATGGCAACCCTAATACCCTGGCACCCGCAAACCCCGTGGCATTGCTCGAAATGAGAGATGACCGTTCTAATGTAACCCGCTACATCGCCAATGCAACCATCGACTACCGGTTTTGGTTTTTGCCTGATCTGAGAGCCAATCTTAACCTCGGTTATGACCACTCCAGAGGCGAAGGGACCGTAGATGTTCCGGCAAATGCAGCTTTTGCTTTTGTAGATGGAGGCCGGAAGCAGGAATACTGGCAGGAAAAAAACAATGAATTGCTGGAATTTTATCTCAACTATACGAAGAAGTTTGGCTCCTCGAACCTCGACGTAATGGGTGGATATTCCTGGCAGCATTTTTACAGGGATAACTACAATTTCTCGACCAGCGCAGATGGATCGAAAGTTCTGCAACCTGCCAATACCTTCCCGAAAGAGTACTACCTCGTTTCGCTGTTTAGCCGTGTGAACTATACGCTGATGGATAAATTCCTCTTCACCTTCACATTGAGAAGAGATGGTACTTCGCGTTTTTCTGAAGATAACCGCTGGGGTATGTTTCCTGCTGCTGCTTTCGCATGGAAAATCATGGACAATGGAGAGGCTAAATTTTCTCGTTTGAAACTCCGTCTGGGCTATGGTATTACCGGTCAACAGGATATTGGCGACGATTACTATCCTTATCTGGCTCGCTATCAGAACAGCTTAAACAACGCCCAGTATCAGTTTGGCAATACCTTCATCAATACCCTTCGCCCCAATGGCTATGATGCCAATATCAAATGGGAAGAAACCACGACCTATAACTTTGCCCTCGACTACGGATTTTTGAAAAACCGCATCTACGGATCGATTGAATATTACCGCAGAACCACCACTGACCTGCTGAACTTCATTCCCGTACCTGCCGGAACCAACCTGACCAACTTCATCACTACCAATGTCGGTGATCTGGAAAACAACGGGGTTGAGTTTTCGATCAATGCAGTTCCTGTCCAGAAAGATGACTTTACATGGGAACTGGGCTTTAACGTAACTGCCAATAAAAACAAAATCACCCGTCTGACTGCTTCCGAGGATCCAAACTATCCGGGTGTATTGGTAGGCGGAATCAGCGGTGGTGTAGGTAATACCATCCAGATCCACAGCGTAGGTTATCCTGCCAATTCCTATTATGTATGGGAACAGGTATATGACGAAGCCGGAGTGCCTATCGAAGGATTGTATGTAGACCGGAATGGCGATGGACAAATCACCCTGGATGACCGCTATCGTTTCCAAAAACCCGCACCTGATGCATTCTTCGGCTTTACTTCCCTGCTGAACTATAAAAACGTCTATTTTTCATTTGCAGGAAGAGCCAGTGTTGGAAACTATGTGTACAACAACGTTTTGTCTGATCAGGCCTTTTACAACCGCCTGTACAACAGCACCGGTATCATCAACAATGCCCATTCAGACATTACCGCCATCGACTTTACCGTACCACAATACTTCAGCGACCATTTTATCCAGGATGCATCATTCCTGAGACTGGACAACATTACGCTGGGGTATAGCTTCCTCAATCTTTTTGGAGGAAAAGGGTATGCAAAACTTTCCGCAACTGTACAGAACCCTGTTTTGTTTACTCAGTATCAGGGAATCGATCCGGAGGTATTTAACGGTATTGATAGCAATATCTATCCCCGTTCCAGAACGTTCATGTTGGGTCTGAATGCAGGTTTTTAA
- a CDS encoding RagB/SusD family nutrient uptake outer membrane protein — protein MKLSFKYLIIITLGTSVFMTSCFKDLNVIPLDPDEVTSAVVYDNPAAYRQVLAKLYAGYALSGQEGPSGQPDISGIDEGFSTYLRQYWKAQELPTDEAVIAWNDGNIHDFHQQDWNASNEFITAMYNRIFYQISLVNEYLRETTDAKLDSRNVDAGTRADVAEYRTEARFLRALSYWHALDLFRNVPFVTEEDAVGSFFPEQIQKGDLFTFIESELLEIESQMAAPKQNEYGRADQAAAWTLLAKLYLNAEVYTGQNKYTECVTYSKKVIDAGYTLDAKYENLFLADNDQSDEIIFAINFDGTRSKTWGGMTFLVHAAVGGGMSPVEFGIDGGWGGIRTTSAIVDKFPAVGTGSVVVAPNDGNTASYPVLYVPGGYQGWDPATANVLTSPASDNKYEGYIWFDAGTEFKFTPGPNWDLDYGDNGADGTLDQGGSNVAVADAGLYKINVDINALTYTLAKTEWGVIGSATPGGWDSDQNMTYNPTEGAMVITADLVTGEMKFRANDDWGLNYGDDGANAILEANGANIAIPSAGTYLIKLYLDKPDYTYSIELTSFDRRAMFYTDGQSKEIEDISQFTQGYAITKFKNVTSSGTPGSDPTFVDTDFPMFRLADVYLMYAEAILRGGGGASKAEALARVNEIRERAYDGPSGNITESELDLPFILDERARELVWECHRRTDLIRFSQFSNSTYLWPWKGGIPEGKSVSEDYDVYPIPASDITANPNLQQNKGY, from the coding sequence ATGAAATTATCTTTTAAATATCTCATAATCATAACGCTGGGAACGTCTGTATTTATGACTTCCTGCTTTAAGGATTTGAATGTCATCCCACTGGATCCGGACGAAGTTACTTCCGCCGTGGTATATGACAACCCGGCTGCATACCGCCAGGTACTGGCCAAATTATATGCGGGTTATGCACTCAGCGGTCAGGAAGGTCCTTCCGGCCAGCCCGATATCAGTGGTATTGATGAAGGTTTCTCCACTTACCTTCGCCAGTACTGGAAAGCCCAGGAGCTTCCTACAGACGAAGCAGTTATTGCATGGAATGACGGGAACATTCACGACTTTCACCAGCAGGACTGGAATGCGAGTAATGAATTTATCACGGCCATGTACAACCGGATTTTTTATCAGATCTCTCTGGTGAATGAATATCTGAGAGAAACTACTGATGCAAAGCTCGACAGCCGCAATGTGGATGCAGGAACCCGGGCAGACGTAGCAGAATACCGCACAGAAGCGCGTTTTCTGCGCGCACTTAGCTACTGGCACGCGCTGGATCTTTTCAGAAATGTACCTTTTGTAACGGAAGAAGATGCTGTGGGCTCTTTTTTCCCTGAGCAAATCCAGAAAGGGGATCTGTTTACCTTTATTGAAAGCGAACTGCTCGAGATCGAATCACAAATGGCTGCCCCAAAGCAGAATGAATATGGTCGCGCAGATCAGGCAGCAGCATGGACATTGCTTGCCAAGCTTTACCTCAACGCAGAAGTTTATACCGGTCAGAACAAATACACCGAGTGTGTTACTTATTCCAAAAAAGTCATCGACGCCGGGTACACCCTGGATGCAAAGTATGAAAACCTCTTTCTGGCAGACAATGACCAGTCCGATGAGATTATTTTTGCGATCAACTTCGACGGAACCCGCAGCAAAACCTGGGGAGGAATGACTTTCCTGGTGCATGCAGCCGTAGGAGGGGGAATGAGTCCTGTCGAATTTGGTATCGATGGTGGCTGGGGGGGCATTCGTACGACCAGTGCGATTGTTGATAAATTCCCGGCTGTAGGTACCGGTAGTGTAGTAGTTGCGCCCAATGATGGTAATACCGCCAGCTATCCTGTACTCTATGTTCCCGGAGGATATCAGGGATGGGATCCTGCCACAGCGAATGTACTGACTTCTCCTGCAAGTGATAACAAGTATGAAGGTTATATCTGGTTTGATGCCGGAACCGAGTTCAAATTTACCCCTGGTCCCAATTGGGATTTAGACTATGGCGATAACGGTGCAGACGGAACACTCGATCAGGGAGGCAGCAATGTCGCAGTTGCAGATGCAGGTCTCTACAAAATAAATGTAGATATAAATGCACTTACTTATACACTGGCAAAAACCGAATGGGGAGTCATTGGCTCTGCAACGCCGGGAGGCTGGGATTCTGATCAGAATATGACCTATAATCCAACCGAAGGCGCGATGGTAATTACGGCAGATTTGGTTACCGGAGAAATGAAATTCCGTGCCAATGACGACTGGGGACTCAACTATGGAGATGACGGTGCGAATGCTATTCTGGAAGCAAATGGTGCAAATATTGCCATTCCTTCGGCAGGTACTTATCTGATCAAATTGTATCTCGACAAGCCGGACTACACCTACTCTATCGAACTTACCAGCTTTGACCGCAGGGCAATGTTCTACACAGATGGTCAATCCAAGGAGATTGAGGATATTTCCCAGTTTACCCAGGGATATGCAATCACAAAATTCAAAAATGTAACTTCTTCCGGCACACCGGGTTCTGATCCTACTTTTGTAGATACAGACTTCCCCATGTTCCGACTGGCGGATGTATACCTCATGTATGCAGAGGCTATCCTCAGAGGCGGAGGCGGTGCAAGTAAAGCAGAGGCCCTGGCAAGAGTAAACGAAATCAGAGAAAGAGCTTATGACGGCCCTTCCGGCAATATCACTGAATCAGAACTCGACCTCCCGTTTATCCTTGATGAGCGAGCAAGAGAGCTGGTATGGGAATGCCACAGAAGAACTGACCTCATTCGTTTTAGCCAATTCAGCAATTCCACCTACCTGTGGCCATGGAAGGGCGGAATTCCGGAAGGGAAATCAGTTTCTGAGGATTACGATGTATATCCGATCCCGGCATCTGACATTACGGCCAACCCCAACCTACAACAAAATAAAGGCTACTAA
- a CDS encoding SusE domain-containing protein yields MIKKYFILLATALIAVSCVEKELNPILQIGDAPSITSPTGDASFVLTEDKADDLLPTFAWTAADFGFSAAVTYTVEIDVAGNSFADAVTLAVVNGLSMEDLTVGKLNGIMLAKSRPDGVASAMDVRVVATVNPDVSPVYSATVPINVTPYKANIVYRKLQVPGAYQGWDPAKENTVIYDRKSNGNFEGYIYFADPNVEFKYTDGPSWDVNWGDTGADGTLDPGGDNIKAVENGYYRLNVNLNALTHTYVKTDWGLIGSATPGGWDSDQNLTVDPTTGIMSITLDLVVGEIKFRANDDWAINLGDNDANKSLEYDGTNIAITEDGNYTVELIINAADYTYNVKKN; encoded by the coding sequence ATGATTAAAAAATATTTCATCCTTCTCGCTACAGCTCTGATTGCTGTATCCTGTGTGGAGAAAGAGTTGAATCCGATTCTTCAGATCGGTGACGCACCTTCGATCACCAGCCCGACCGGAGACGCCAGCTTTGTTCTTACGGAGGATAAGGCCGACGATCTTCTGCCAACCTTTGCGTGGACAGCTGCGGACTTCGGATTTTCAGCCGCTGTAACCTATACTGTAGAGATAGATGTAGCTGGCAACAGCTTTGCTGATGCTGTTACCCTTGCCGTAGTCAACGGACTTTCCATGGAGGACCTCACCGTAGGTAAACTTAATGGAATCATGCTGGCAAAAAGCCGTCCCGATGGCGTTGCTTCGGCGATGGACGTACGCGTAGTCGCCACGGTTAATCCTGATGTTTCACCGGTATATTCTGCGACTGTTCCGATCAACGTTACACCTTATAAGGCGAATATTGTGTACCGCAAATTACAGGTACCGGGTGCTTATCAGGGTTGGGATCCTGCAAAGGAAAACACGGTCATTTACGACAGAAAAAGCAACGGTAACTTCGAAGGTTACATTTATTTCGCTGACCCCAACGTTGAGTTCAAATACACTGATGGCCCAAGCTGGGATGTCAACTGGGGCGATACTGGCGCAGACGGCACGTTGGATCCGGGTGGAGACAATATCAAGGCCGTTGAAAACGGTTACTATCGGCTGAATGTCAATCTCAATGCCCTGACACATACTTATGTGAAAACGGACTGGGGATTGATCGGTTCTGCTACCCCCGGGGGTTGGGATTCAGACCAGAATCTGACCGTTGATCCGACGACAGGCATCATGAGCATTACTCTTGACCTTGTAGTTGGAGAGATCAAGTTCAGAGCCAACGATGACTGGGCGATCAATCTGGGCGACAATGATGCTAATAAATCCCTCGAATACGACGGAACCAATATAGCTATCACAGAAGACGGCAACTATACGGTTGAATTGATCATCAACGCCGCCGACTATACCTATAATGTGAAAAAGAACTAG